Proteins encoded by one window of Vigna radiata var. radiata cultivar VC1973A chromosome 5, Vradiata_ver6, whole genome shotgun sequence:
- the LOC106762558 gene encoding COP9 signalosome complex subunit 5b isoform X3, whose product MEGLSSSMAIAQKTWELENNIIPMDTPGAASSSSAATATNADDSIFYYDEAGQNEFQRDKPWANDPHYFKRVKISALALLKMVVHARSGGTIEVMGLMQGKTDADAIIVMDAFALPVEGTETRVNAQADAYEYMVDYSQTNKQAGRLENVVGWYHSHPGYGCWLSGIDVSTQMLNQQFQEPFLAVVIDPTRTVSAGKVEIGAFRTYPDGYKPPDEPISEYQTIPLNKIEDFGVHCKQYYALDITYFKSSLDSHLLDLLWNKYWVNTLSSSPLLGNGDYVAGQISDLAEKLEQAENQLAHSRFGPLIAPTPRKKEAPLVVVPLAASRAIPSNGGGEETS is encoded by the exons ATGGAAGGGTTGTCGTCTTCAATGGCGATTGCGCAGAAAACATGGGAGCTCGAGAACAACATCATCCCCATGGACACTCCGGGAGCCGCCTCATCCTCCTCCGCCGCAACCGCCACCAACGCCGACGATTCTATATTCTACTACGACGAGGCCGGGCAGAATGAGTTCCAGCGCGACAAGCCCTGGGCCAATGACCCTCACTACTTCAAGCGCGTCAAGATCTCCGCACTCGCGCTACTCAAGATGGTCGTCCACGCACGCTCCGGCGGAACTATCGAGGTCATGGGCCTCATGCAGGGAAAGACCGATGCCGACGCCATCATCGTCATGGACGCCTTCGCTCTCCCCGTTGAAGGCACGGAAACGCGCGTTAATGCTCAGGCAGATGCTTACGAGTATATGGTCGATTATTCCCAGACAAACAAACAG GCTGGAAGGTTGGAAAATGTTGTGGGATGGTATCACTCTCATCCTGGGTATGGGTGCTGGCTGTCGGGGATCGATGTTTCGACGCAGATGCTGAATCAGCAGTTTCAGGAGCCGTTTCTGGCGGTTGTGATTGATCCCACGAGGACTGTTTCGGCTGGGAAGGTTGAGATTGGGGCTTTTAGGACTTACCCTGACGGGTATAAGCCTCCGGATGAGCCTATTTCTGAGTATCAAACTATCCCTCTCAATAAGATTGAGGACTTTGGTGTCCACTGTAAACAg TATTATGCCTTGGATATCACTTACTTTAAGTCATCTCTTGATTCACATCTCTTGGATCTTCTGTGGAACAAGTATTGGGTGAATACATTGTCGTCTTCTCCTCTGTTGGGTAATGGAGATTATGTTGCTGGACAAATCTCTGATTTAG CTGAAAAGCTAGAACAAGCAGAGAATCAGTTGGCACACTCACGCTTTGGGCCACTAATAGCACCGACACCTAGAAAGAAAGAG GCTCCTCTTGTCGTGGTCCCTCTTGCTGCCTCACGAGCAATCCCTTCCAACGGTGGAGGAGAAGAAACCTCGTGA
- the LOC106762297 gene encoding protein KAKU4 isoform X4, which produces MASAPGSRSGGKILRTRRSAAARSRTPYDRPAPAEAPSPNWLSRFVLSPSRFIASGAGKIFSSVLDLDNASASSSSSSSAASSSPSSSSNNSDAEEVGTLDDENDKRSEGDVALSKPFVGNSKNKHIIEQLILKESFSREECDRLIKIIRSRVVDPANDDNGDKRPTDILNKTPGSDSPDLHSAAVMEAKKWLQEKKSGLDTTSVIGYGSPSLNLFALPQDPKDEGSPVDVAKSYMRTRPPWASPSIDHPNSKTPSGVQLFKEETPYLLGNNSTPSSKLKRGSAATGSWSIQDEIRRVRFRATEDLLRTLPSSKIDWSTLGMENKNNVDSSAIENIGASLSERVHNSTNLVDASANLTRGFGSQVSPDLESKQDGSKPESVLAYPVNIDFEQNQVSVAVQQTKGTQDDSREITTSGLQDGSSSDMYRGDGLIKINGINDTNRSGHQLDSVEETKEATNSRLQDSNHLVIKEKVRAEDELANGFPSSEPSFNAAQVIGQNTKTLEEKELNTNDSSQERTAQVVLEQEACKTLSESMDVPDVIGNADGVASGSQNSSSVYEVHQDTSQPIVESGLPDTPTSIAKQKGRRVTATYNSRRSRNRGVK; this is translated from the exons ATGGCTTCCGCTCCCGGATCTCGATCCGGCGGCAAAATTCTCCGAACGCGACGGAGCGCCGCCGCGAGGAGCCGCACTCCTTACGACCGTCCCGCCCCGGCCGAGGCTCCAAGCCCTAACTGGCTTTCGCGTTTCGTATTGTCTCCCTCGCGTTTCATTGCCTCTGGCGCAGGGAAAATCTTCTCCTCTGTTTTGGATCTCGATAATGCTTCcgcgtcttcttcttcttcttcctccgcTGCTTCCTCTTCTCCCTCCTCATCCTCTAACAATTCCGACGCTG AGGAAGTTGGTACTTTGGATGATGAAAACGATAAACGGTCTGAAGGTGATGTGGCGTTGAGCAAG CCATTTGTTGGGAACAGCAAGAACAAGCATATCATTGAGCAGCTTATTCTGAAGGAATCATTCTCCAG GGAAGAATGTGACagattgataaaaataataagatcaaGAGTTGTAGATCCTGCAAATGATGATAATGGAGATAAGAGGCCAACAGATATACTCAACAAGACTCCTGGAAGTG ATTCACCTGATCTCCATAGTGCTGCCGTTATGGAGGCAAAAAAATGGCTGCAGGAAAAGAAGTCAGGATTAGATACAACTTCAGTTATAGGTTATGGAAGTCCCAGCTTGAATTTGTTTGCATTACCACAG GATCCCAAAGATGAAGGATCACCAGTGGATGTGGCCAAGTCATATATGCGCACACGCCCTCCATGGGCCTCGCCTTCTATAGACCACCCTAATTCTAAAACACCATCTGGTGTTCAGCTCTTCAAAGAAGAAACACCATATCTATTGGGAAACAATTCTACACCGTCCTCCAAG TTGAAAAGGGGTTCTGCTGCTACTGGTTCATGGAGTATTCAGGATGAAATTCGAAGAGTAAGATTCAGGGCAACAGAGGATTTACTTAGGACACTTCCCTCCTCAAAAATTGATTGGTCCACACTTGGCAtggagaataaaaataatgtagacTCTTCAGCTATTGAAAACATTGGAGCTAGTTTATCAGAGAGAGTACATAATTCTACAAATTTAGTGGATGCATCTGCTAACTTGACAAGAGGATTTGGTTCTCAGGTCTCTCCAG ATTTGGAGAGTAAACAGGACGGGTCCAAACCTGAATCTGTGCTGGCTTATCCGGTTAACATTGATTTTGAACAGAATCAG gTCTCTGTTGCTGTTCAGCAGACAAAAG GTACGCAAGATGACAGCAGAGAAATAACTACTTCGGGACTACAAGATGGGTCCTCAAGTGATATGTACAG GGGTGACGGACTGATTAAAATCAATGGCATCAATGACACAAATAGGTCAGGTCATCAGCTAGACTCAGTTGAAGAAACTAAAGAAG CTACAAATTCTAGATTACAAGATAGTAACCACTTAGTAATCAAAGAGAAGGTTAGAGCAGAAGATGAATTGGCAAATGGGTTCCCCTCTTCAGAGCCAAG TTTCAATGCAGCTCAGGTTATTGGGCAGAACACAAAAACATTGGAGGAGAAGGAACTCAATACAAATGATTCAAGTCAGGAAAGGACAGCTCAGGTTGTTCTTGAGCAAGAGGCTTGCAAGACATTGAGTGAATCAATGGACGTGCCTGATGTAATTGGGAACGCCGATGGTGTTGCCTCTGGTTCGCAGAACAGTTCCAGCGTGTACGAGGTTCATCAAGATACTTCCCAGCCGATTGTCGAATCAGGTTTGCCAGACACACCAACTAGCATTGCTAAGCAAAAGGGAAGAAGAGTGACCGCCACATATAACAGCAGAAGGAGCAGGAACAGGGGTGTCAAATGA
- the LOC106762297 gene encoding protein KAKU4 isoform X3 has protein sequence MASAPGSRSGGKILRTRRSAAARSRTPYDRPAPAEAPSPNWLSRFVLSPSRFIASGAGKIFSSVLDLDNASASSSSSSSAASSSPSSSSNNSDAEEVGTLDDENDKRSEGDVALSKELQPFVGNSKNKHIIEQLILKESFSREECDRLIKIIRSRVVDPANDDNGDKRPTDILNKTPGSDSPDLHSAAVMEAKKWLQEKKSGLDTTSVIGYGSPSLNLFALPQDPKDEGSPVDVAKSYMRTRPPWASPSIDHPNSKTPSGVQLFKEETPYLLGNNSTPSSKLKRGSAATGSWSIQDEIRRVRFRATEDLLRTLPSSKIDWSTLGMENKNNVDSSAIENIGASLSERVHNSTNLVDASANLTRGFGSQVSPDLESKQDGSKPESVLAYPVNIDFEQNQVSVAVQQTKGTQDDSREITTSGLQDGSSSDMYRGDGLIKINGINDTNRSGHQLDSVEETKEATNSRLQDSNHLVIKEKVRAEDELANGFPSSEPSFNAAQVIGQNTKTLEEKELNTNDSSQERTAQVVLEQEACKTLSESMDVPDVIGNADGVASGSQNSSSVYEVHQDTSQPIVESGLPDTPTSIAKQKGRRVTATYNSRRSRNRGVK, from the exons ATGGCTTCCGCTCCCGGATCTCGATCCGGCGGCAAAATTCTCCGAACGCGACGGAGCGCCGCCGCGAGGAGCCGCACTCCTTACGACCGTCCCGCCCCGGCCGAGGCTCCAAGCCCTAACTGGCTTTCGCGTTTCGTATTGTCTCCCTCGCGTTTCATTGCCTCTGGCGCAGGGAAAATCTTCTCCTCTGTTTTGGATCTCGATAATGCTTCcgcgtcttcttcttcttcttcctccgcTGCTTCCTCTTCTCCCTCCTCATCCTCTAACAATTCCGACGCTG AGGAAGTTGGTACTTTGGATGATGAAAACGATAAACGGTCTGAAGGTGATGTGGCGTTGAGCAAG GAGCTGCAGCCATTTGTTGGGAACAGCAAGAACAAGCATATCATTGAGCAGCTTATTCTGAAGGAATCATTCTCCAG GGAAGAATGTGACagattgataaaaataataagatcaaGAGTTGTAGATCCTGCAAATGATGATAATGGAGATAAGAGGCCAACAGATATACTCAACAAGACTCCTGGAAGTG ATTCACCTGATCTCCATAGTGCTGCCGTTATGGAGGCAAAAAAATGGCTGCAGGAAAAGAAGTCAGGATTAGATACAACTTCAGTTATAGGTTATGGAAGTCCCAGCTTGAATTTGTTTGCATTACCACAG GATCCCAAAGATGAAGGATCACCAGTGGATGTGGCCAAGTCATATATGCGCACACGCCCTCCATGGGCCTCGCCTTCTATAGACCACCCTAATTCTAAAACACCATCTGGTGTTCAGCTCTTCAAAGAAGAAACACCATATCTATTGGGAAACAATTCTACACCGTCCTCCAAG TTGAAAAGGGGTTCTGCTGCTACTGGTTCATGGAGTATTCAGGATGAAATTCGAAGAGTAAGATTCAGGGCAACAGAGGATTTACTTAGGACACTTCCCTCCTCAAAAATTGATTGGTCCACACTTGGCAtggagaataaaaataatgtagacTCTTCAGCTATTGAAAACATTGGAGCTAGTTTATCAGAGAGAGTACATAATTCTACAAATTTAGTGGATGCATCTGCTAACTTGACAAGAGGATTTGGTTCTCAGGTCTCTCCAG ATTTGGAGAGTAAACAGGACGGGTCCAAACCTGAATCTGTGCTGGCTTATCCGGTTAACATTGATTTTGAACAGAATCAG gTCTCTGTTGCTGTTCAGCAGACAAAAG GTACGCAAGATGACAGCAGAGAAATAACTACTTCGGGACTACAAGATGGGTCCTCAAGTGATATGTACAG GGGTGACGGACTGATTAAAATCAATGGCATCAATGACACAAATAGGTCAGGTCATCAGCTAGACTCAGTTGAAGAAACTAAAGAAG CTACAAATTCTAGATTACAAGATAGTAACCACTTAGTAATCAAAGAGAAGGTTAGAGCAGAAGATGAATTGGCAAATGGGTTCCCCTCTTCAGAGCCAAG TTTCAATGCAGCTCAGGTTATTGGGCAGAACACAAAAACATTGGAGGAGAAGGAACTCAATACAAATGATTCAAGTCAGGAAAGGACAGCTCAGGTTGTTCTTGAGCAAGAGGCTTGCAAGACATTGAGTGAATCAATGGACGTGCCTGATGTAATTGGGAACGCCGATGGTGTTGCCTCTGGTTCGCAGAACAGTTCCAGCGTGTACGAGGTTCATCAAGATACTTCCCAGCCGATTGTCGAATCAGGTTTGCCAGACACACCAACTAGCATTGCTAAGCAAAAGGGAAGAAGAGTGACCGCCACATATAACAGCAGAAGGAGCAGGAACAGGGGTGTCAAATGA
- the LOC106762297 gene encoding protein KAKU4 isoform X1, which translates to MASAPGSRSGGKILRTRRSAAARSRTPYDRPAPAEAPSPNWLSRFVLSPSRFIASGAGKIFSSVLDLDNASASSSSSSSAASSSPSSSSNNSDAEEVGTLDDENDKRSEGDVALSKDGTSGLINFSVKELQPFVGNSKNKHIIEQLILKESFSREECDRLIKIIRSRVVDPANDDNGDKRPTDILNKTPGSDSPDLHSAAVMEAKKWLQEKKSGLDTTSVIGYGSPSLNLFALPQDPKDEGSPVDVAKSYMRTRPPWASPSIDHPNSKTPSGVQLFKEETPYLLGNNSTPSSKLKRGSAATGSWSIQDEIRRVRFRATEDLLRTLPSSKIDWSTLGMENKNNVDSSAIENIGASLSERVHNSTNLVDASANLTRGFGSQVSPDLESKQDGSKPESVLAYPVNIDFEQNQVSVAVQQTKGTQDDSREITTSGLQDGSSSDMYRGDGLIKINGINDTNRSGHQLDSVEETKEATNSRLQDSNHLVIKEKVRAEDELANGFPSSEPSFNAAQVIGQNTKTLEEKELNTNDSSQERTAQVVLEQEACKTLSESMDVPDVIGNADGVASGSQNSSSVYEVHQDTSQPIVESGLPDTPTSIAKQKGRRVTATYNSRRSRNRGVK; encoded by the exons ATGGCTTCCGCTCCCGGATCTCGATCCGGCGGCAAAATTCTCCGAACGCGACGGAGCGCCGCCGCGAGGAGCCGCACTCCTTACGACCGTCCCGCCCCGGCCGAGGCTCCAAGCCCTAACTGGCTTTCGCGTTTCGTATTGTCTCCCTCGCGTTTCATTGCCTCTGGCGCAGGGAAAATCTTCTCCTCTGTTTTGGATCTCGATAATGCTTCcgcgtcttcttcttcttcttcctccgcTGCTTCCTCTTCTCCCTCCTCATCCTCTAACAATTCCGACGCTG AGGAAGTTGGTACTTTGGATGATGAAAACGATAAACGGTCTGAAGGTGATGTGGCGTTGAGCAAG GATGGGACATCGGGACTGATAAATTTTTCTGTAAAGGAGCTGCAGCCATTTGTTGGGAACAGCAAGAACAAGCATATCATTGAGCAGCTTATTCTGAAGGAATCATTCTCCAG GGAAGAATGTGACagattgataaaaataataagatcaaGAGTTGTAGATCCTGCAAATGATGATAATGGAGATAAGAGGCCAACAGATATACTCAACAAGACTCCTGGAAGTG ATTCACCTGATCTCCATAGTGCTGCCGTTATGGAGGCAAAAAAATGGCTGCAGGAAAAGAAGTCAGGATTAGATACAACTTCAGTTATAGGTTATGGAAGTCCCAGCTTGAATTTGTTTGCATTACCACAG GATCCCAAAGATGAAGGATCACCAGTGGATGTGGCCAAGTCATATATGCGCACACGCCCTCCATGGGCCTCGCCTTCTATAGACCACCCTAATTCTAAAACACCATCTGGTGTTCAGCTCTTCAAAGAAGAAACACCATATCTATTGGGAAACAATTCTACACCGTCCTCCAAG TTGAAAAGGGGTTCTGCTGCTACTGGTTCATGGAGTATTCAGGATGAAATTCGAAGAGTAAGATTCAGGGCAACAGAGGATTTACTTAGGACACTTCCCTCCTCAAAAATTGATTGGTCCACACTTGGCAtggagaataaaaataatgtagacTCTTCAGCTATTGAAAACATTGGAGCTAGTTTATCAGAGAGAGTACATAATTCTACAAATTTAGTGGATGCATCTGCTAACTTGACAAGAGGATTTGGTTCTCAGGTCTCTCCAG ATTTGGAGAGTAAACAGGACGGGTCCAAACCTGAATCTGTGCTGGCTTATCCGGTTAACATTGATTTTGAACAGAATCAG gTCTCTGTTGCTGTTCAGCAGACAAAAG GTACGCAAGATGACAGCAGAGAAATAACTACTTCGGGACTACAAGATGGGTCCTCAAGTGATATGTACAG GGGTGACGGACTGATTAAAATCAATGGCATCAATGACACAAATAGGTCAGGTCATCAGCTAGACTCAGTTGAAGAAACTAAAGAAG CTACAAATTCTAGATTACAAGATAGTAACCACTTAGTAATCAAAGAGAAGGTTAGAGCAGAAGATGAATTGGCAAATGGGTTCCCCTCTTCAGAGCCAAG TTTCAATGCAGCTCAGGTTATTGGGCAGAACACAAAAACATTGGAGGAGAAGGAACTCAATACAAATGATTCAAGTCAGGAAAGGACAGCTCAGGTTGTTCTTGAGCAAGAGGCTTGCAAGACATTGAGTGAATCAATGGACGTGCCTGATGTAATTGGGAACGCCGATGGTGTTGCCTCTGGTTCGCAGAACAGTTCCAGCGTGTACGAGGTTCATCAAGATACTTCCCAGCCGATTGTCGAATCAGGTTTGCCAGACACACCAACTAGCATTGCTAAGCAAAAGGGAAGAAGAGTGACCGCCACATATAACAGCAGAAGGAGCAGGAACAGGGGTGTCAAATGA
- the LOC106762558 gene encoding COP9 signalosome complex subunit 5b isoform X2: MEGLSSSMAIAQKTWELENNIIPMDTPGAASSSSAATATNADDSIFYYDEAGQNEFQRDKPWANDPHYFKRVKISALALLKMVVHARSGGTIEVMGLMQGKTDADAIIVMDAFALPVEGTETRVNAQADAYEYMVDYSQTNKQAGRLENVVGWYHSHPGYGCWLSGIDVSTQMLNQQFQEPFLAVVIDPTRTVSAGKVEIGAFRTYPDGYKPPDEPISEYQTIPLNKIEDFGVHCKQYYALDITYFKSSLDSHLLDLLWNKYWVNTLSSSPLLGNGDYVAGQISDLAEKLEQAENQLAHSRFGPLIAPTPRKKENCPTYSFAESGADPFLTHWPGGVWLDCPFWHLYTFKRRVVC, from the exons ATGGAAGGGTTGTCGTCTTCAATGGCGATTGCGCAGAAAACATGGGAGCTCGAGAACAACATCATCCCCATGGACACTCCGGGAGCCGCCTCATCCTCCTCCGCCGCAACCGCCACCAACGCCGACGATTCTATATTCTACTACGACGAGGCCGGGCAGAATGAGTTCCAGCGCGACAAGCCCTGGGCCAATGACCCTCACTACTTCAAGCGCGTCAAGATCTCCGCACTCGCGCTACTCAAGATGGTCGTCCACGCACGCTCCGGCGGAACTATCGAGGTCATGGGCCTCATGCAGGGAAAGACCGATGCCGACGCCATCATCGTCATGGACGCCTTCGCTCTCCCCGTTGAAGGCACGGAAACGCGCGTTAATGCTCAGGCAGATGCTTACGAGTATATGGTCGATTATTCCCAGACAAACAAACAG GCTGGAAGGTTGGAAAATGTTGTGGGATGGTATCACTCTCATCCTGGGTATGGGTGCTGGCTGTCGGGGATCGATGTTTCGACGCAGATGCTGAATCAGCAGTTTCAGGAGCCGTTTCTGGCGGTTGTGATTGATCCCACGAGGACTGTTTCGGCTGGGAAGGTTGAGATTGGGGCTTTTAGGACTTACCCTGACGGGTATAAGCCTCCGGATGAGCCTATTTCTGAGTATCAAACTATCCCTCTCAATAAGATTGAGGACTTTGGTGTCCACTGTAAACAg TATTATGCCTTGGATATCACTTACTTTAAGTCATCTCTTGATTCACATCTCTTGGATCTTCTGTGGAACAAGTATTGGGTGAATACATTGTCGTCTTCTCCTCTGTTGGGTAATGGAGATTATGTTGCTGGACAAATCTCTGATTTAG CTGAAAAGCTAGAACAAGCAGAGAATCAGTTGGCACACTCACGCTTTGGGCCACTAATAGCACCGACACCTAGAAAGAAAGAG AATTGCCCAACATACAGCTTTGCTGAGTCCGGGGCTGACCCATTTTTGACTCATTGGCCTGGTGGGGTTTGGTTGGACTGTCCATTTTGGCACCTGTATACATTCAAGAGAAGAGTTGTTTGCTAG
- the LOC106762558 gene encoding COP9 signalosome complex subunit 5a isoform X1 → MEGLSSSMAIAQKTWELENNIIPMDTPGAASSSSAATATNADDSIFYYDEAGQNEFQRDKPWANDPHYFKRVKISALALLKMVVHARSGGTIEVMGLMQGKTDADAIIVMDAFALPVEGTETRVNAQADAYEYMVDYSQTNKQAGRLENVVGWYHSHPGYGCWLSGIDVSTQMLNQQFQEPFLAVVIDPTRTVSAGKVEIGAFRTYPDGYKPPDEPISEYQTIPLNKIEDFGVHCKQYYALDITYFKSSLDSHLLDLLWNKYWVNTLSSSPLLGNGDYVAGQISDLAEKLEQAENQLAHSRFGPLIAPTPRKKEEESPLAKITRDSAKITVEQVHGLMSQVIKDILFNSVHQANRSSTEPSGPEPMIES, encoded by the exons ATGGAAGGGTTGTCGTCTTCAATGGCGATTGCGCAGAAAACATGGGAGCTCGAGAACAACATCATCCCCATGGACACTCCGGGAGCCGCCTCATCCTCCTCCGCCGCAACCGCCACCAACGCCGACGATTCTATATTCTACTACGACGAGGCCGGGCAGAATGAGTTCCAGCGCGACAAGCCCTGGGCCAATGACCCTCACTACTTCAAGCGCGTCAAGATCTCCGCACTCGCGCTACTCAAGATGGTCGTCCACGCACGCTCCGGCGGAACTATCGAGGTCATGGGCCTCATGCAGGGAAAGACCGATGCCGACGCCATCATCGTCATGGACGCCTTCGCTCTCCCCGTTGAAGGCACGGAAACGCGCGTTAATGCTCAGGCAGATGCTTACGAGTATATGGTCGATTATTCCCAGACAAACAAACAG GCTGGAAGGTTGGAAAATGTTGTGGGATGGTATCACTCTCATCCTGGGTATGGGTGCTGGCTGTCGGGGATCGATGTTTCGACGCAGATGCTGAATCAGCAGTTTCAGGAGCCGTTTCTGGCGGTTGTGATTGATCCCACGAGGACTGTTTCGGCTGGGAAGGTTGAGATTGGGGCTTTTAGGACTTACCCTGACGGGTATAAGCCTCCGGATGAGCCTATTTCTGAGTATCAAACTATCCCTCTCAATAAGATTGAGGACTTTGGTGTCCACTGTAAACAg TATTATGCCTTGGATATCACTTACTTTAAGTCATCTCTTGATTCACATCTCTTGGATCTTCTGTGGAACAAGTATTGGGTGAATACATTGTCGTCTTCTCCTCTGTTGGGTAATGGAGATTATGTTGCTGGACAAATCTCTGATTTAG CTGAAAAGCTAGAACAAGCAGAGAATCAGTTGGCACACTCACGCTTTGGGCCACTAATAGCACCGACACCTAGAAAGAAAGAG GAAGAATCTCCTCTTGCTAAAATTACTCGTGACAGTGCTAAAATAACTGTGGAGCAGGTGCATGGTTTGATGTCACAG GTCATCAAGGACATTTTGTTTAACTCCGTCCATCAAGCAAATAGAAGTAGCACAGAACCATCTGGTCCTGAACCAATGATTGAAAGCTGA
- the LOC106762297 gene encoding protein KAKU4 isoform X2, with the protein MASAPGSRSGGKILRTRRSAAARSRTPYDRPAPAEAPSPNWLSRFVLSPSRFIASGAGKIFSSVLDLDNASASSSSSSSAASSSPSSSSNNSDAEEVGTLDDENDKRSEGDVALSKDGTSGLINFSVKELQPFVGNSKNKHIIEQLILKESFSREECDRLIKIIRSRVVDPANDDNGDKRPTDILNKTPGNSPDLHSAAVMEAKKWLQEKKSGLDTTSVIGYGSPSLNLFALPQDPKDEGSPVDVAKSYMRTRPPWASPSIDHPNSKTPSGVQLFKEETPYLLGNNSTPSSKLKRGSAATGSWSIQDEIRRVRFRATEDLLRTLPSSKIDWSTLGMENKNNVDSSAIENIGASLSERVHNSTNLVDASANLTRGFGSQVSPDLESKQDGSKPESVLAYPVNIDFEQNQVSVAVQQTKGTQDDSREITTSGLQDGSSSDMYRGDGLIKINGINDTNRSGHQLDSVEETKEATNSRLQDSNHLVIKEKVRAEDELANGFPSSEPSFNAAQVIGQNTKTLEEKELNTNDSSQERTAQVVLEQEACKTLSESMDVPDVIGNADGVASGSQNSSSVYEVHQDTSQPIVESGLPDTPTSIAKQKGRRVTATYNSRRSRNRGVK; encoded by the exons ATGGCTTCCGCTCCCGGATCTCGATCCGGCGGCAAAATTCTCCGAACGCGACGGAGCGCCGCCGCGAGGAGCCGCACTCCTTACGACCGTCCCGCCCCGGCCGAGGCTCCAAGCCCTAACTGGCTTTCGCGTTTCGTATTGTCTCCCTCGCGTTTCATTGCCTCTGGCGCAGGGAAAATCTTCTCCTCTGTTTTGGATCTCGATAATGCTTCcgcgtcttcttcttcttcttcctccgcTGCTTCCTCTTCTCCCTCCTCATCCTCTAACAATTCCGACGCTG AGGAAGTTGGTACTTTGGATGATGAAAACGATAAACGGTCTGAAGGTGATGTGGCGTTGAGCAAG GATGGGACATCGGGACTGATAAATTTTTCTGTAAAGGAGCTGCAGCCATTTGTTGGGAACAGCAAGAACAAGCATATCATTGAGCAGCTTATTCTGAAGGAATCATTCTCCAG GGAAGAATGTGACagattgataaaaataataagatcaaGAGTTGTAGATCCTGCAAATGATGATAATGGAGATAAGAGGCCAACAGATATACTCAACAAGACTCCTGGAA ATTCACCTGATCTCCATAGTGCTGCCGTTATGGAGGCAAAAAAATGGCTGCAGGAAAAGAAGTCAGGATTAGATACAACTTCAGTTATAGGTTATGGAAGTCCCAGCTTGAATTTGTTTGCATTACCACAG GATCCCAAAGATGAAGGATCACCAGTGGATGTGGCCAAGTCATATATGCGCACACGCCCTCCATGGGCCTCGCCTTCTATAGACCACCCTAATTCTAAAACACCATCTGGTGTTCAGCTCTTCAAAGAAGAAACACCATATCTATTGGGAAACAATTCTACACCGTCCTCCAAG TTGAAAAGGGGTTCTGCTGCTACTGGTTCATGGAGTATTCAGGATGAAATTCGAAGAGTAAGATTCAGGGCAACAGAGGATTTACTTAGGACACTTCCCTCCTCAAAAATTGATTGGTCCACACTTGGCAtggagaataaaaataatgtagacTCTTCAGCTATTGAAAACATTGGAGCTAGTTTATCAGAGAGAGTACATAATTCTACAAATTTAGTGGATGCATCTGCTAACTTGACAAGAGGATTTGGTTCTCAGGTCTCTCCAG ATTTGGAGAGTAAACAGGACGGGTCCAAACCTGAATCTGTGCTGGCTTATCCGGTTAACATTGATTTTGAACAGAATCAG gTCTCTGTTGCTGTTCAGCAGACAAAAG GTACGCAAGATGACAGCAGAGAAATAACTACTTCGGGACTACAAGATGGGTCCTCAAGTGATATGTACAG GGGTGACGGACTGATTAAAATCAATGGCATCAATGACACAAATAGGTCAGGTCATCAGCTAGACTCAGTTGAAGAAACTAAAGAAG CTACAAATTCTAGATTACAAGATAGTAACCACTTAGTAATCAAAGAGAAGGTTAGAGCAGAAGATGAATTGGCAAATGGGTTCCCCTCTTCAGAGCCAAG TTTCAATGCAGCTCAGGTTATTGGGCAGAACACAAAAACATTGGAGGAGAAGGAACTCAATACAAATGATTCAAGTCAGGAAAGGACAGCTCAGGTTGTTCTTGAGCAAGAGGCTTGCAAGACATTGAGTGAATCAATGGACGTGCCTGATGTAATTGGGAACGCCGATGGTGTTGCCTCTGGTTCGCAGAACAGTTCCAGCGTGTACGAGGTTCATCAAGATACTTCCCAGCCGATTGTCGAATCAGGTTTGCCAGACACACCAACTAGCATTGCTAAGCAAAAGGGAAGAAGAGTGACCGCCACATATAACAGCAGAAGGAGCAGGAACAGGGGTGTCAAATGA